One Pirellulales bacterium DNA window includes the following coding sequences:
- the dapB gene encoding 4-hydroxy-tetrahydrodipicolinate reductase, whose translation MTRIAIHGAAGRMGQRLIALAAAEKDLQIVAAIDRAGHAQLGQDAGPLAGVSPLGVKLSSTLDVPADVVIDFSSPAGAVAITKTCVDKKLPLVVATTGLEAAQLADVKAAATKIPLLWSPSMSLAVNLAMKLSGVAAAALKDHPTGADVEIIERHHRFKEDAPSGTALRFGEIIAGEMGQKHQQHGREGRPGARPHGEIGFHAVRTGDNPGEHTIIFGLLGETMEITVRATNRDCYAHGALSAARFLAGKPIGLYGIGDVLGL comes from the coding sequence ATGACACGCATTGCCATTCACGGAGCCGCGGGCCGCATGGGACAACGCTTGATTGCGCTGGCCGCGGCCGAAAAGGATTTGCAGATCGTTGCGGCGATCGATCGGGCGGGCCACGCGCAACTCGGACAGGACGCCGGACCGTTGGCCGGGGTCAGCCCGCTCGGCGTGAAGCTGAGCAGTACGCTCGACGTGCCGGCCGATGTGGTGATCGATTTTTCGAGCCCCGCCGGCGCCGTGGCGATCACCAAAACGTGCGTCGACAAGAAGTTGCCGCTGGTCGTGGCGACGACCGGACTCGAAGCTGCCCAACTGGCTGACGTCAAAGCGGCCGCCACGAAGATTCCGCTGCTCTGGTCCCCCAGCATGAGCCTGGCCGTGAACCTGGCGATGAAACTGTCAGGCGTGGCCGCCGCGGCGCTTAAGGATCATCCAACCGGCGCGGACGTTGAAATCATCGAGCGGCATCATCGTTTTAAGGAAGATGCCCCCAGCGGCACGGCGCTCCGATTCGGCGAGATCATTGCCGGCGAGATGGGGCAGAAGCACCAGCAGCATGGTCGCGAAGGCCGGCCTGGCGCTCGCCCGCATGGCGAAATCGGCTTTCACGCCGTCCGGACCGGCGACAATCCCGGCGAGCACACGATCATCTTCGGCCTGTTGGGCGAGACCATGGAAATCACCGTCCGGGCGACCAATCGCGACTGCTACGCCCACGGCGCGTTGAGTGCGGCACGATTCTTGGCCGGCAAACCGATCGGCCTGTACGGCATCGGCGACGTGCTGGGACTGTAG
- a CDS encoding Rrf2 family transcriptional regulator encodes MKLSRTVVYAIQATLQLAQSKTGAPVPCSQLAASNAMPERFLLQILRSLVTHGILSSTRGVVGGYMLQRRPQDVTVLDLLEAIEGPLTASVPSNGSLAEYTLTKLQKTLEDVTAAKRHELSQITLADLLPPEDPQANPPSPPAAVNKTC; translated from the coding sequence ATGAAGCTGTCGCGCACCGTCGTCTACGCGATCCAGGCAACTTTGCAATTGGCGCAGTCGAAGACTGGCGCGCCGGTTCCTTGCAGTCAGCTTGCCGCTAGTAACGCGATGCCGGAGCGTTTTCTGCTGCAGATCCTTCGCAGCCTGGTGACGCATGGGATCCTCAGTTCGACGCGCGGTGTCGTGGGAGGCTACATGCTGCAGCGCCGCCCGCAGGACGTCACGGTGCTGGATCTGCTCGAAGCAATCGAAGGCCCGTTGACGGCCAGCGTACCTTCGAACGGCTCACTGGCCGAGTACACGTTGACGAAGCTGCAAAAGACTCTGGAGGATGTGACCGCTGCAAAGCGTCACGAGCTGAGCCAGATCACGCTGGCGGATCTGCTGCCTCCGGAGGACCCCCAGGCAAACCCTCCTAGCCCGCCGGCCGCCGTCAATAAAACGTGCTAA
- the thrC gene encoding threonine synthase — translation MAAKTDLAFQKCISPRCGTTYGIDEVRVQCEACGDLLDVVYDWDRLRPPTSLAYFEEKWSRRFDPLCLSGVWRFHELLPFAPLSQIVTIGEGQTLLQLAPSVARFVGLQPDRLYLEYEGMNPSGSFKDNGMSAAFTHARTIGASRAACASTGNTSASLAAYCSVTKLMKAVIFIGTGKISYGKLSQALDYGALTVQIAGDFDDAMARVKEASRELGIYLVNSVNPFRLEGQKTIMYRVLEGLRWQVPDWIVVPGGNLGNSSAFGKAFSELRDLGLIDRVPRLAVINAAGANTLYELYDRRGVRWNDGTPNVDVVETYYGELDRLGRRASTIASAIEINRPVNLNKCLRALETCDGVVREVSDQEIMDAKAQVGAGGLGCEPASAASVAGARLLRHEGVIGANERVVCILTGHQLKDPTATVAYHTTDQDKFNEVLGSRGVQRAAYANRAVAVPNDFDEIVKAIQLYS, via the coding sequence GTGGCAGCGAAGACCGATCTCGCCTTCCAGAAATGCATCTCGCCGCGCTGCGGGACGACCTACGGCATCGACGAGGTCCGGGTCCAATGCGAGGCGTGTGGCGATCTGCTGGACGTCGTTTACGACTGGGACCGGCTGCGCCCCCCCACGTCGCTGGCCTACTTCGAAGAGAAATGGTCGCGCCGATTCGATCCGCTCTGCCTGAGCGGCGTGTGGCGCTTTCATGAGCTGCTGCCGTTCGCCCCGTTGTCGCAAATCGTCACGATCGGCGAAGGGCAGACCCTTTTGCAGTTGGCCCCCTCGGTCGCCCGCTTCGTCGGTTTGCAGCCCGACCGGCTGTACCTGGAATATGAGGGGATGAACCCCTCAGGCAGCTTCAAAGATAACGGCATGTCGGCCGCGTTCACGCACGCCCGCACGATCGGGGCCAGCCGCGCGGCCTGTGCTTCGACCGGCAATACTAGCGCCTCGCTGGCGGCCTACTGCTCAGTGACGAAGTTGATGAAGGCGGTCATCTTCATCGGCACGGGCAAGATCTCCTACGGCAAGCTATCGCAGGCCCTCGATTATGGCGCGCTGACGGTGCAAATTGCAGGCGACTTCGACGACGCCATGGCGCGCGTCAAAGAAGCCTCGCGCGAACTGGGCATCTACCTGGTCAACAGCGTGAATCCCTTCCGGCTGGAAGGGCAGAAAACGATCATGTACCGGGTCCTGGAAGGGCTGCGCTGGCAGGTCCCTGACTGGATCGTAGTGCCGGGCGGAAACCTCGGCAACTCGAGCGCCTTCGGCAAGGCCTTCTCCGAGCTGCGCGACCTTGGTCTGATCGATCGCGTGCCACGATTGGCGGTGATCAATGCGGCCGGCGCCAATACGCTGTACGAACTATACGATCGCCGCGGCGTGCGTTGGAACGACGGCACGCCCAATGTCGACGTCGTCGAAACGTATTACGGCGAGCTCGATCGCCTAGGACGCCGGGCTTCGACAATTGCCAGCGCCATCGAAATCAATCGGCCCGTGAACCTTAACAAGTGTTTGCGTGCCCTGGAAACATGCGACGGCGTGGTCCGCGAGGTTTCGGACCAGGAAATCATGGACGCCAAGGCCCAGGTCGGCGCCGGTGGGCTGGGCTGCGAACCGGCCAGCGCCGCGAGCGTCGCCGGTGCAAGATTGCTTCGTCACGAAGGCGTCATTGGCGCCAACGAACGCGTGGTCTGCATCCTGACGGGCCACCAGTTGAAGGATCCGACTGCCACCGTGGCCTATCACACGACCGATCAAGACAAGTTCAACGAGGTGCTCGGAAGCCGGGGCGTGCAACGGGCCGCTTACGCCAACCGCGCCGTCGCCGTGCCCAACGACTTCGACGAAATCGTCAAAGCGATTCAACTCTATAGTTAG
- a CDS encoding signal peptidase II, translating to MKRVPLNRYLVFVTIAAIGCAVDLATKHWVFGWLGMPRHDEFKVWWIWEPYFGLQTSTNQGALFGVGQGKVWLFAVASFVALVGISYWLFVAGAARDWLLTVALAVVMGGVLGNLHDRLGLWAIPEMPGARMHAVRDWILFQWPPWQWPNFNIADSLLVSGGALLFVHALTQPARGDQKHATPANHHA from the coding sequence ATGAAGCGGGTTCCCCTGAATCGATACCTGGTGTTCGTCACGATCGCGGCTATCGGCTGCGCGGTCGACCTGGCGACCAAGCATTGGGTGTTTGGCTGGCTGGGCATGCCCCGCCACGACGAGTTCAAAGTCTGGTGGATCTGGGAGCCGTACTTCGGCCTGCAAACCAGCACGAATCAGGGAGCCCTGTTTGGAGTCGGACAGGGCAAAGTCTGGCTGTTTGCCGTCGCGTCGTTCGTCGCACTAGTGGGAATCAGCTATTGGCTGTTCGTCGCCGGCGCCGCGCGCGACTGGCTGCTGACCGTGGCGCTGGCGGTTGTGATGGGGGGAGTGTTAGGCAATTTGCACGATCGGCTGGGATTGTGGGCCATCCCGGAAATGCCGGGGGCGCGCATGCATGCCGTCCGCGATTGGATTCTCTTTCAGTGGCCCCCCTGGCAGTGGCCCAATTTCAATATCGCCGACAGCCTCCTCGTCAGCGGGGGTGCCTTGCTGTTCGTCCACGCTTTGACGCAACCGGCGCGCGGTGATCAAAAACACGCCACGCCCGCCAATCATCACGCGTGA
- a CDS encoding site-specific integrase, with the protein MSRRHLQKPWLHEASGYFCTSVNRRRVYLDKDFQVACRKLRELRAEQKRGAVTRDWLDAPFADLADEFLDDLKARRKPTTHQSYRYRLLRALKVLGGQIRVGELRKLHLAKIEQQLNTRYSPTTLKDTIAAVQSVFSWAVRHDVLVDNPLAGYVKPRARMRTRVIEPSEFRALLRNSDAAFRRVLVSLRLTGCRPGELRKLKWEWVDLEQGVWILPDHKTITTQRQPKPRVIPLPDAIWKLCRWLARANHQPSDRVFRNARGKPYSKDCLCRKMDRIRMRSGLGLKAGERLVLYSARHTFATETSGAISDIELAELLGQTDTRTTRRYVHFNVARLREIQRRAQAGRQAQGNA; encoded by the coding sequence ATGTCGCGTCGTCATCTTCAAAAGCCTTGGCTCCACGAAGCCAGCGGCTATTTCTGCACCTCCGTCAATCGTCGGCGGGTCTATCTGGACAAGGACTTCCAGGTCGCCTGCCGCAAGTTGCGGGAGCTTCGGGCCGAGCAAAAACGTGGCGCCGTCACCCGGGACTGGCTCGATGCTCCATTCGCCGATTTGGCTGACGAATTCCTCGACGACCTCAAGGCTCGTCGGAAACCGACGACACATCAGAGCTACCGCTACCGGTTGCTGCGCGCCCTGAAGGTGCTGGGGGGGCAAATCCGCGTCGGCGAACTTCGAAAGCTTCACTTGGCAAAGATTGAACAGCAGTTGAACACCCGGTATAGCCCTACTACGCTCAAGGACACGATTGCCGCCGTGCAATCGGTTTTCTCCTGGGCTGTGCGCCACGACGTTCTCGTCGATAATCCGCTTGCGGGTTACGTCAAACCTCGCGCCCGGATGCGGACTCGAGTGATCGAACCATCCGAATTTCGTGCCTTGTTGCGGAATAGCGACGCGGCCTTTCGAAGAGTCCTTGTTTCCTTGCGGCTTACCGGATGCCGGCCGGGCGAACTTCGTAAGCTGAAATGGGAATGGGTCGACCTCGAACAGGGAGTCTGGATACTCCCTGACCACAAAACGATCACGACTCAGCGGCAGCCAAAACCACGAGTCATTCCGCTCCCCGACGCGATATGGAAGCTTTGCCGCTGGCTGGCCCGCGCCAACCACCAGCCAAGCGACCGAGTGTTTCGTAATGCTCGCGGCAAGCCATATTCGAAAGACTGCCTCTGCCGAAAGATGGATCGCATCCGTATGCGTTCGGGCCTCGGCCTTAAAGCCGGCGAGCGATTGGTCCTCTATAGCGCTCGCCATACCTTTGCTACGGAGACATCGGGGGCGATTAGTGATATCGAACTCGCGGAACTGCTTGGACAAACCGATACCCGCACCACTCGGCGTTAC
- a CDS encoding TraR/DksA family transcriptional regulator, which yields MKKAESKVYKERLLALRSRLRGEVNQLANAALKKNRPDGAGDQSSMPIHMADLGSDNFEQEFTLSLMENEEDTLVAIESALERIEDCTYGQCEECGVKIPKARLNAIPYAPLCVKCASQLERR from the coding sequence ATGAAGAAGGCCGAGTCGAAAGTCTACAAGGAACGGCTGCTGGCACTGCGGTCCCGACTCCGCGGGGAAGTGAATCAGCTGGCGAATGCCGCTTTGAAGAAGAACCGCCCTGACGGGGCCGGTGACCAGTCGTCGATGCCCATTCACATGGCCGACCTGGGAAGCGACAATTTCGAGCAGGAATTCACCCTGTCGCTGATGGAAAACGAAGAGGATACGCTAGTGGCCATCGAGTCGGCCCTCGAGCGGATCGAGGACTGCACCTACGGCCAGTGCGAGGAATGCGGGGTCAAGATCCCCAAAGCCCGCCTGAACGCGATCCCCTACGCTCCGCTGTGCGTCAAATGTGCGTCGCAGCTCGAGCGGCGCTAG